The Candidatus Amarolinea dominans genome has a segment encoding these proteins:
- a CDS encoding ATP-binding protein has product MNDNHWITRWSRDQVRAMLLEQFHAFWRRDVGIERVQLGELERAAPLPHAVIISGLRRAGKSTLLAQLAHRLGEDRFYYINFEDERFLGFGAEDANDLYGLLVELFGERGIFVIDEIQNVPGWEHFVRRFMEQGLKFYITGSNASLLSRELGSRLTGRYVPVELFPFSFSEFLRFRGYAIPDLARLTTADTGRLQGYLGEYLRLGGIPEPLKYPELPLARTLYDDVLYRDIATRHRIEDVRALKELAYTLMSNPAGLVSFNKLKEQLRLGSVNTVKNYVEYLENSWLIFTANVYDFSVKRQQVAPKKVYAIDTGLASAVGFSFSPNTGKLLENLVFLALRRRTAEVYYYTSPGGYEVDFYLPQTGELIQVSQNLGQPATRERELRGLTAALRSLNLTTGLILTDANAAPIEADGLTLEVRSLAEWLLSS; this is encoded by the coding sequence ATGAATGACAATCATTGGATAACCAGGTGGTCCAGGGACCAGGTTCGGGCCATGCTGCTGGAACAGTTCCATGCCTTCTGGCGCCGCGACGTCGGCATCGAACGGGTGCAGTTAGGCGAACTTGAGCGCGCGGCGCCGCTGCCGCATGCGGTCATCATCTCTGGGCTGCGGCGGGCCGGCAAGTCAACCCTGCTGGCGCAGTTGGCCCATCGCCTGGGCGAGGACAGGTTCTACTACATCAACTTCGAGGATGAGCGCTTCCTGGGCTTCGGAGCCGAGGACGCCAACGACCTGTACGGGCTGTTGGTCGAGCTGTTCGGCGAGCGCGGCATCTTCGTGATAGACGAGATCCAGAACGTGCCCGGCTGGGAGCACTTTGTACGCCGCTTCATGGAGCAGGGACTGAAGTTCTACATCACCGGCTCGAACGCTTCGCTGCTCAGCCGCGAGTTGGGCAGTCGCCTGACCGGGCGTTATGTGCCGGTGGAGCTGTTTCCCTTTTCCTTCAGCGAGTTCCTGCGCTTCCGGGGTTACGCCATACCCGACCTGGCGCGCCTGACCACGGCGGACACCGGCCGGCTGCAGGGCTACCTGGGCGAGTACCTGCGCCTGGGCGGCATCCCGGAGCCGCTCAAGTACCCCGAGCTGCCGCTGGCGCGCACGCTCTACGACGATGTGCTCTACCGGGACATCGCGACGCGTCACCGCATCGAAGATGTGCGCGCGCTCAAGGAGTTGGCCTACACCCTGATGAGCAACCCGGCGGGCCTGGTGTCGTTCAACAAGCTCAAGGAGCAGCTTCGGCTCGGCAGCGTCAACACCGTCAAGAATTATGTCGAATACCTGGAAAACAGTTGGCTCATCTTCACGGCCAATGTCTACGACTTCTCGGTCAAGCGCCAGCAGGTCGCGCCCAAGAAGGTCTACGCCATTGACACCGGCCTGGCGAGCGCCGTGGGCTTCTCCTTCTCGCCCAACACCGGGAAGCTGCTGGAGAACCTGGTTTTCCTGGCGCTGCGGCGGCGAACAGCGGAGGTCTACTACTACACGTCGCCGGGCGGCTACGAGGTAGACTTCTACCTGCCGCAGACCGGCGAGCTGATCCAGGTCAGCCAGAACCTGGGGCAGCCGGCCACGCGCGAGCGCGAGCTGCGCGGCCTGACCGCCGCGCTGCGCAGCCTGAACCTGACGACCGGGCTGATCCTGACCGACGCCAACGCCGCGCCGATCGAGGCAGACGGCCTGACCCTCGAAGTCCGGTCCCTGGCCGAATGGCTGCTGTCATCATAG
- a CDS encoding DUF58 domain-containing protein, whose product MNTMWRQRISTPSHGSRYIDIESDTQFSDAWITLGLLLMFLGLVLQNPFLSASAFALFLVALTGWLWNTLSLFGLHYERNLSEIRAFRGETINLVLTVRNQKILPLTWLSIVDRFPVELPVNASKVMVNTTTNLGEFHTFWMPGAFQRLQRPFQIECSERGFYTFGPAVVSTGDGFGLFSRRATLMERQQLIVYPHLYSAADLHLPPKNPFGAQGTRGHLFQDPLRTVGIRAWQPADSLHHVHWKATARQQQLLSRAFEPSAEMQVLIFLNVATLVRHWHGYIPELLERVVSVAASLASLTAEQRLPVGLIANGALPNSDQPIRLLPGRSPDQLLHILELLAAVTNFATAPIEEILLREAPRAPWGATLVIVTAIAHDALLAALLDLAGAGRRVVLFTLAAEPPKDLLPGIMVYHLPHLVNDLLAPTLVQNDSD is encoded by the coding sequence TTGAACACGATGTGGCGCCAGCGCATTTCCACTCCCAGTCACGGGTCCCGCTACATTGACATCGAAAGCGACACCCAGTTCAGCGACGCCTGGATCACCCTGGGCCTCCTGCTGATGTTCCTGGGCCTGGTGCTGCAAAATCCCTTCCTCAGCGCCAGCGCATTTGCCCTGTTCCTGGTGGCCCTCACCGGCTGGCTCTGGAACACGCTCAGCCTCTTTGGTCTGCACTACGAGCGAAACCTCAGCGAAATTCGAGCCTTCCGCGGCGAAACCATCAACCTGGTGCTGACGGTGCGTAACCAGAAGATCCTGCCCTTGACCTGGCTCAGCATCGTGGACCGTTTCCCGGTCGAGCTGCCGGTCAACGCCAGCAAGGTCATGGTCAATACCACCACCAACCTGGGCGAGTTCCACACCTTCTGGATGCCCGGCGCGTTTCAACGCCTGCAACGTCCGTTTCAGATCGAGTGCAGCGAGCGCGGCTTCTACACCTTCGGCCCGGCCGTGGTGAGCACCGGCGATGGCTTCGGCCTCTTCAGCCGCCGCGCCACCCTGATGGAACGCCAACAGTTGATCGTCTACCCGCACCTCTACAGCGCGGCCGACCTGCACCTGCCGCCCAAGAACCCATTCGGCGCCCAGGGCACGCGTGGGCATCTGTTCCAGGACCCCCTGCGCACGGTGGGCATTCGCGCCTGGCAGCCGGCCGACAGCCTGCACCACGTTCACTGGAAGGCCACCGCGCGCCAGCAACAGTTGCTCAGCCGGGCCTTCGAGCCGAGCGCGGAGATGCAGGTGCTGATCTTCCTCAACGTCGCCACCCTGGTACGCCACTGGCACGGCTACATCCCCGAACTGCTGGAACGGGTCGTCAGTGTGGCCGCCAGCCTGGCCAGCCTGACCGCAGAGCAGCGTCTGCCGGTCGGACTGATCGCCAACGGCGCGCTGCCCAACAGCGACCAGCCCATCCGCCTGCTGCCGGGCCGCAGCCCCGATCAACTGTTGCACATCCTGGAGCTGCTGGCCGCGGTGACCAATTTCGCCACCGCCCCGATCGAGGAGATACTGCTGCGTGAGGCCCCGCGCGCACCCTGGGGCGCCACCCTGGTGATCGTGACGGCCATCGCGCATGATGCCCTGCTGGCCGCGCTGCTCGATCTGGCCGGCGCCGGGCGCCGCGTGGTTCTCTTCACCCTGGCCGCAGAACCGCCCAAAGACCTGCTGCCCGGCATCATGGTCTATCATCTGCCGCACCTGGTCAATGACCTGCTGGCGCCGACGTTGGTGCAAAATGATTCTGACTAA
- a CDS encoding cysteine desulfurase: MPAEERLIYFDHAATTPVAPEVLEAMLPFFSERYGNPSSIHRLGRESARAIDQSRQDIAHLLNCQPNEIVFTSCGTEADNLALRGVALAQQARGRGQHLIVSAVEHKAVLQTAFDLRDRYGFTLTVLPVDGDGLLSLADFEAALRPDTVLISVMYANNEIGTIQPLAQIGALARSRGITFHTDAVQAGGLLPLDVEDLQVDLLALSAHKFYGPKGIGLLYVRRGTSLWSQVTGGSQETKHRAGTENVPYIVGMAAALTLTQMSRVTNNAHQAILRDRLINRVLREIPDVRVSGHRTQRLPNHASFLLGGLEIQGVLMGLDMAGIAASSGSACTSAAQEPSHVLTALGIDPIAAAGHLRLTLGHSTTDADIEAVADALTPLVGRLRQMSAGEPVGTRL; the protein is encoded by the coding sequence ATGCCTGCTGAAGAGCGTCTTATCTACTTCGATCATGCCGCCACAACGCCGGTCGCGCCGGAAGTGCTGGAGGCGATGCTGCCTTTTTTCAGTGAACGCTACGGCAACCCGTCGAGCATTCACCGCCTGGGGCGCGAGTCGGCCCGCGCCATTGACCAGAGCCGCCAGGACATCGCGCATCTGCTCAACTGCCAGCCCAATGAGATCGTCTTCACCAGTTGCGGCACAGAGGCTGACAACCTGGCCCTGCGCGGGGTGGCCCTGGCGCAGCAGGCGCGCGGGCGCGGCCAGCATTTGATCGTCTCCGCGGTGGAGCACAAGGCTGTGTTGCAGACAGCCTTCGATCTGCGCGACCGCTACGGCTTTACGCTGACTGTGCTGCCGGTGGACGGGGATGGCCTGCTGTCGCTGGCCGATTTTGAGGCGGCCCTGCGCCCGGACACCGTACTCATCAGCGTGATGTACGCGAACAACGAAATCGGCACCATTCAGCCGCTGGCGCAGATTGGCGCGCTGGCGCGCAGCCGGGGCATTACCTTTCACACCGACGCAGTGCAGGCCGGCGGCCTGCTGCCGCTCGATGTCGAGGACCTGCAGGTTGATCTGCTGGCCCTCTCTGCGCACAAGTTCTACGGGCCAAAGGGGATCGGCCTGCTCTATGTGCGCCGCGGGACGTCCCTGTGGTCGCAGGTCACCGGGGGCAGCCAGGAGACGAAGCACCGCGCGGGCACGGAGAATGTGCCTTACATCGTGGGCATGGCCGCGGCGCTGACGCTGACGCAGATGTCGCGTGTCACCAACAACGCGCACCAGGCCATTCTGCGCGACCGCCTTATCAACCGCGTGCTGCGTGAAATTCCTGATGTGCGGGTCAGCGGTCACCGCACGCAACGCCTGCCCAATCATGCCAGCTTTCTGCTCGGCGGCCTGGAGATTCAGGGGGTGTTGATGGGCCTCGATATGGCCGGCATTGCCGCGTCCAGCGGTTCGGCCTGCACCAGCGCGGCGCAGGAGCCGTCGCACGTGCTGACCGCCCTGGGCATTGATCCGATCGCCGCGGCCGGCCATCTGCGCCTGACCCTGGGACACAGCACGACCGATGCCGATATCGAGGCGGTCGCGGATGCGCTGACGCCGCTGGTTGGCCGGCTGCGCCAGATGAGCGCAGGAGAGCCGGTGGGAACGCGATTGTAG
- a CDS encoding DUF4129 domain-containing protein, whose translation MILTNRRHRLIFICLAGMEMAWFTPLLLLLLYAQRRWRGDLALPVPTPLALFGVLWISLILLMLALDVLQKRDLESPRFELSVLALLLLTSLLAIRFGLYTRALLTDGTWLRNTADAIFNFQRGLRPELLFFLTMLFLWQRAASASSRDLGFFSVGVSFRLGILLLIVGGSLLVGVTPQPLAAVQFLWIYFVLGLSAVALSRIDQHATRGYDSAGVMLPTGRLAQLLAIIAGVVGATALLAGWLTPQGQLRLVQQLLPLWLFLAKILRFILDAIFWLVAPVLEWLLELLVRLFRESDLLTRLDGILQNMQVAPLDTQIATQPTPDPIPPWIWVAARYALVLVVLTLMVALVLVVLGRVRRGRSADQDEAAAGEALTLGGSSLRRGLQRLRRLARLVRRYGLGSQLLAAISVQNLYANLTRLARQRGFGRPPALSPDDYLPLLSQAFPGQDAALQRLTLAYMRVHYGDHPVAENELAQLRADFRAIQETPRQENRQPD comes from the coding sequence ATGATTCTGACTAACCGCCGTCACCGCCTGATCTTCATCTGCCTGGCGGGCATGGAGATGGCCTGGTTCACGCCGCTGCTGCTGCTGCTCCTGTACGCGCAGCGCCGCTGGCGCGGCGACCTGGCGCTGCCCGTTCCCACGCCGCTGGCGCTGTTCGGCGTGCTGTGGATCAGCCTGATCCTGCTCATGCTGGCGCTCGATGTGCTGCAAAAGCGCGACCTCGAATCGCCCCGCTTCGAGTTGAGCGTGCTGGCCCTGCTCCTGCTCACCTCCCTGCTCGCGATCCGGTTCGGCCTCTACACCCGCGCCCTGCTGACCGATGGAACCTGGCTGCGCAACACGGCCGACGCCATCTTCAACTTTCAGCGCGGCCTGCGCCCGGAGCTGCTCTTCTTTCTCACCATGCTCTTCCTGTGGCAGCGCGCGGCCAGCGCATCCAGTAGGGATCTCGGTTTTTTCAGCGTCGGCGTCAGTTTTCGCCTGGGCATTCTGCTGCTCATCGTGGGCGGCAGCCTCCTGGTGGGCGTGACGCCGCAACCCCTGGCCGCGGTGCAGTTCCTGTGGATCTACTTTGTCTTGGGGCTTAGCGCGGTGGCCCTCAGCCGCATTGATCAACACGCGACGCGTGGCTATGACAGCGCCGGCGTCATGCTCCCCACCGGCCGCCTGGCGCAGCTCCTGGCTATCATTGCGGGCGTCGTGGGCGCCACTGCGCTGCTGGCGGGGTGGTTGACGCCCCAGGGTCAGCTGCGCCTGGTGCAGCAACTGCTGCCGCTGTGGCTTTTCCTGGCCAAAATCCTGCGCTTCATTCTGGACGCCATCTTCTGGCTGGTCGCGCCCGTGTTGGAGTGGCTGCTCGAACTGCTCGTGCGCCTCTTCCGTGAATCCGATCTGCTCACCCGCCTGGACGGGATCCTGCAGAACATGCAGGTGGCCCCTCTCGACACCCAGATAGCCACGCAGCCCACACCCGATCCCATCCCGCCGTGGATTTGGGTGGCTGCGCGCTACGCCCTGGTGCTCGTGGTGCTCACACTGATGGTCGCCCTGGTGCTCGTGGTGCTCGGACGGGTGCGCCGCGGCCGCTCCGCCGATCAGGACGAAGCGGCCGCGGGCGAGGCGTTGACCCTCGGTGGCAGCAGTTTGCGCCGCGGCCTGCAGCGCCTGCGCCGCCTGGCGCGCCTGGTGCGCCGCTACGGCCTGGGCAGTCAACTGCTGGCCGCCATCTCCGTGCAAAACCTCTACGCCAACCTGACCCGCCTGGCGCGGCAGCGCGGCTTTGGCCGACCGCCGGCCCTCTCCCCGGACGACTACCTGCCGCTGCTGTCTCAGGCCTTTCCCGGCCAGGATGCGGCCCTGCAGCGCCTCACCCTGGCCTACATGCGCGTCCACTACGGCGATCATCCCGTGGCCGAGAACGAACTGGCGCAGCTCCGCGCCGACTTCCGCGCCATCCAGGAAACCCCGCGACAGGAAAACCGTCAGCCGGACTAA
- a CDS encoding VWA domain-containing protein, with protein MFTKKFLLVGSLLMGVILLLSSCGGSVPDSAKSRSRGVIESGGIAPAEELRVAEYLNYYEQHFAAPVNTALGLDLRLGNGRLPAEGGEAWLQVGIQARSEANEAIAPLNLALVIDCSGSMSAAEKMPYVKESLRVFLRSLASNDRVAIVTYSDRAELLVSPQQVGDGGWIESAVERLTTNGNTNLHAGMMLGLQVVEANFDVRRNNRVILLTDGIANNGVTDSGQIAADARAFNDRGIYLSTIGLGHDFNDALLSQLARQGKGGYHFIDSAAEMDKVFREEAAGLMQKVAEAVSVLLQPQAGVRVVSVTGFDGTPPAGPLNVQLHDMGTGDSQVVMVRLEVTPGRRGGRPLLDVTLRYRDLFAQKDESLDGQATVDAGYITGYDPLWDLEVLRNVTIQRTAEGLREIARLYQARRYEEAWDLAFRLEQALRHVASLTGEAQMMQDADLMRTYQETLARWVQQETGRLPESSAPERPSRGREATPLPDEAPTIEIR; from the coding sequence ATGTTTACGAAGAAATTTCTGTTGGTTGGTTCGTTGTTGATGGGCGTGATCCTGCTGTTGAGTTCATGCGGGGGATCGGTGCCGGACAGTGCGAAGTCGCGCAGCCGCGGTGTGATCGAGTCGGGCGGTATTGCGCCGGCCGAGGAGCTGCGTGTGGCGGAGTATCTCAATTACTATGAGCAGCACTTTGCGGCGCCGGTCAACACGGCGCTGGGACTCGACCTGCGCCTGGGCAATGGCCGCTTGCCGGCCGAGGGCGGCGAGGCCTGGCTGCAGGTGGGCATTCAGGCGCGCAGCGAGGCCAACGAGGCCATTGCGCCGCTCAACCTGGCGCTGGTGATTGACTGCAGCGGCTCGATGAGCGCGGCCGAGAAGATGCCGTATGTCAAAGAATCGCTGCGGGTCTTCTTGCGCAGTCTGGCGTCCAACGATCGGGTTGCCATCGTGACCTACAGTGACCGCGCCGAGCTGCTCGTTTCCCCGCAGCAGGTGGGCGACGGCGGCTGGATCGAGAGCGCGGTGGAGCGCCTGACCACGAACGGCAATACGAACCTGCATGCGGGCATGATGTTGGGCTTGCAGGTGGTGGAGGCGAACTTCGATGTCCGCCGCAACAACCGGGTCATCCTGCTGACCGACGGCATCGCCAACAACGGTGTGACCGATTCCGGTCAGATTGCCGCGGATGCGCGGGCTTTCAACGACCGCGGTATCTACCTCTCTACGATTGGCCTGGGCCACGATTTCAACGATGCGCTGCTCAGCCAGTTGGCCCGCCAGGGCAAGGGCGGCTATCACTTCATTGATTCGGCCGCGGAAATGGACAAGGTCTTTCGCGAGGAAGCGGCCGGTCTGATGCAGAAGGTGGCCGAGGCGGTCTCGGTTCTCCTGCAGCCGCAGGCCGGGGTGCGGGTGGTCAGCGTGACGGGCTTCGACGGCACGCCGCCGGCCGGGCCGCTGAACGTGCAGTTGCATGATATGGGAACGGGCGACAGCCAGGTGGTGATGGTGCGCCTGGAAGTGACGCCTGGCCGCCGGGGCGGCCGGCCGCTGCTGGATGTGACGCTGCGCTATCGCGATCTGTTTGCGCAGAAGGATGAATCGCTGGATGGACAGGCCACGGTAGACGCGGGTTACATCACCGGCTATGACCCTCTGTGGGACCTGGAAGTGCTGCGCAACGTCACCATTCAACGCACGGCCGAGGGGCTGCGGGAGATTGCCCGCCTGTACCAGGCGCGGCGCTACGAGGAGGCCTGGGACCTGGCCTTTCGCCTGGAGCAGGCGCTGCGCCATGTCGCCAGCCTGACCGGCGAGGCGCAGATGATGCAGGACGCCGACTTGATGCGCACCTACCAGGAGACCCTGGCGCGCTGGGTGCAGCAGGAGACGGGCCGTCTGCCGGAATCATCCGCGCCGGAGCGCCCGTCACGCGGCCGTGAGGCGACGCCTCTGCCCGACGAGGCGCCGACCATCGAGATTCGTTGA
- a CDS encoding Uma2 family endonuclease — MAVTLTGPVRTDHRRPAGLVRSGLAREGRDWPTDILEAYGRSVGPYTIDNAEMILDGEAVELYNGWLVWQEMTDFFERTVAGNIQAMLDLSARKAGFGAGLPDQMECLLSNGDVIKPDIALISWKRAATAQPTGPSQRLILHGCPELVVETRSPSNRRAQERRKRELYFNNRAEVVWDVDMRGKRIYVYRVQNPLQAEVYELGDVIRVEPYLPGWQRRVADIFSAQASAESVAGEVAAAWIAEGRVETLRSLLPTLARYRFGAELAPAVLARLNACAEAQLLHLQTRIESAATLDEWIAAIPR; from the coding sequence ATGGCTGTGACGTTGACGGGACCGGTGCGAACCGATCATCGGAGGCCGGCCGGGCTGGTGCGGAGCGGGCTAGCGCGGGAAGGGCGCGATTGGCCGACCGACATCCTGGAGGCGTATGGTCGCAGTGTGGGGCCGTACACGATAGACAATGCCGAGATGATTCTGGATGGGGAGGCAGTCGAGCTGTACAACGGCTGGCTGGTGTGGCAAGAGATGACCGACTTCTTCGAGCGCACGGTGGCTGGGAACATCCAGGCGATGTTGGATCTTTCGGCGCGCAAGGCGGGATTTGGCGCCGGCTTGCCGGATCAGATGGAATGTTTGTTGAGCAACGGCGATGTGATCAAGCCTGACATTGCGTTGATTTCATGGAAACGAGCGGCGACGGCGCAGCCGACTGGACCGAGTCAGCGCCTGATTCTGCACGGGTGTCCGGAGTTGGTGGTGGAGACGCGGTCTCCCTCGAACCGGCGGGCGCAGGAGCGGCGCAAGCGCGAGTTGTACTTCAACAACCGGGCGGAGGTGGTGTGGGATGTGGACATGCGCGGGAAGCGCATCTACGTCTACCGGGTGCAGAATCCGCTGCAGGCGGAGGTGTACGAGCTGGGCGATGTGATCAGGGTCGAGCCGTACTTGCCGGGCTGGCAGCGCCGCGTGGCCGACATCTTTTCCGCGCAGGCGTCAGCCGAGTCGGTGGCCGGCGAGGTCGCCGCGGCCTGGATTGCAGAGGGACGTGTGGAGACTCTGCGCAGCCTGCTGCCCACCCTGGCCCGCTATCGCTTCGGGGCCGAGCTGGCGCCTGCGGTGCTGGCGCGGCTGAATGCGTGCGCTGAGGCGCAGTTGCTGCACTTGCAGACCAGGATCGAGAGCGCAGCCACGCTGGACGAGTGGATAGCGGCGATTCCACGATGA
- a CDS encoding class I SAM-dependent methyltransferase — translation MARSSISENNRRLWDELAGQAAANLPATGAEALDGLTALELAEVGPVAGKRLLHLQCHLGLAALGWARRGAQVTGVDFSTTAIAAAQGLSRTLHLPATFLAADLYDLPGLLPGAFDIVTSSFGVLSWLPDLPAWAEIIASYLQPGGFFYLAEFHPLGRVFREDARRVRDLRLAYSYFTTPEPQAWEIASPDSDRPLDATRSFEWNHSLGEIVTALAAAGLRLEFLHEFPFCTEQLLPCLVQGPDNWWRLPDHDGSLPLMFSLKAARQ, via the coding sequence ATGGCGCGGTCGAGTATTTCCGAAAACAACCGTCGGCTGTGGGATGAGTTGGCCGGGCAGGCTGCGGCCAACCTGCCGGCGACAGGCGCGGAGGCCCTCGACGGCCTGACCGCGCTGGAGCTGGCGGAGGTTGGGCCGGTGGCGGGCAAGCGCCTGCTGCATCTGCAATGTCACCTGGGACTGGCCGCGCTGGGCTGGGCGCGGCGGGGCGCGCAGGTCACCGGCGTGGATTTCTCCACCACGGCCATCGCCGCGGCGCAGGGCCTGAGCCGCACGCTGCATCTGCCGGCCACCTTCCTGGCCGCGGACCTCTACGATCTGCCGGGCCTCTTGCCAGGCGCGTTCGACATCGTCACCAGCTCGTTCGGCGTCCTGAGCTGGCTGCCCGACCTGCCCGCCTGGGCCGAGATCATCGCCTCGTACCTGCAACCCGGCGGCTTCTTCTACCTGGCCGAATTCCATCCCCTGGGCCGCGTCTTCCGCGAGGATGCCCGCCGCGTGCGGGACCTGCGCCTGGCCTACTCCTACTTCACCACGCCGGAGCCGCAGGCCTGGGAAATCGCCAGCCCGGACAGCGATCGGCCCCTGGACGCCACGCGCAGCTTCGAGTGGAATCACAGCCTGGGCGAAATCGTCACTGCGTTGGCGGCCGCGGGCCTGCGCCTGGAGTTCCTGCACGAATTCCCCTTCTGCACTGAACAACTGCTGCCCTGCCTGGTGCAAGGCCCGGACAACTGGTGGCGCCTGCCCGATCATGACGGCAGCCTGCCGCTGATGTTCTCACTCAAGGCGGCGCGGCAGTGA
- the recJ gene encoding single-stranded-DNA-specific exonuclease RecJ, producing the protein MPPLPKIWKIAEPAPPAFLAQAPHLHRILAQILFNRGLRDPAAIESFLQGITLVKNPYNLKGLPEAVTRIRRALRQGERIAVYGDFDADGVTATTLLVQTLRACGGQVEPYIPHRVDEGYGLNNRALTFLRQQGFALVITVDCGIRSVAEAEHARALGLDLIITDHHHVGAELPDALAVINPRQPGCRYGFSGLAGVGVAYRVAQGILRAVSANQPRDSRGPGLDESDLLDLVALGTVADIVPLLQENRELVRQGLVRLNRTPRVGLQALMQQAGVTTGQADTTAIGFRLAPRINAAGRLQSAMLAYQLLSTQDQAEATALASQLGQLNTKRQELTEQTVQAARRQIEANPGNGLLLLAEGDDFLHGVVGLAAGKLTEEYYRPTIVIERGPDFSHGSARSIPAFHITRALDRVAHLLERHGGHEAAAGFKIRTERLPQFREEMQAVAAAELSQQTLLPLLEIDAVVRLSDLDFGLLGILQQLEPCGQDNRSPVLLARNCKVLEARTVGGEGAHLKLILSDGGPPRDAIAFRQGHWLSRVRQRMDVVFALETNEYNGNRRLQLNVHDLKLSDEAPDSYQPSFQPSLLLAEA; encoded by the coding sequence GTGCCGCCGCTGCCCAAAATCTGGAAGATTGCCGAGCCTGCCCCGCCTGCCTTCCTGGCGCAGGCGCCGCACCTGCACCGCATCCTGGCGCAGATTCTGTTCAACCGCGGTCTGCGTGACCCAGCCGCCATCGAATCGTTCCTGCAAGGAATCACCCTGGTCAAAAACCCCTACAACCTGAAAGGGCTGCCCGAAGCCGTCACGCGTATCCGCCGCGCCCTGCGCCAGGGCGAACGCATCGCGGTCTACGGCGACTTCGACGCGGACGGCGTCACCGCCACCACGCTGCTGGTGCAGACGCTGCGCGCCTGCGGCGGCCAGGTGGAGCCATACATTCCACACCGCGTGGATGAAGGCTACGGCCTGAACAACCGCGCCCTGACCTTTCTGCGCCAGCAGGGCTTTGCGCTCGTCATCACCGTGGACTGCGGCATCCGCTCCGTGGCCGAGGCCGAGCACGCCCGCGCCCTGGGCCTCGATCTGATCATCACCGATCACCATCACGTCGGCGCGGAGCTGCCCGACGCGCTGGCGGTCATCAACCCGCGCCAGCCCGGCTGCCGCTATGGCTTCAGCGGCCTGGCCGGCGTGGGCGTGGCCTACCGCGTGGCGCAGGGCATCCTGCGCGCGGTCAGCGCCAATCAGCCGCGCGACAGCCGCGGGCCTGGCCTGGATGAAAGCGATCTGCTCGACCTGGTGGCGTTGGGCACGGTGGCCGACATCGTGCCGCTGCTGCAGGAAAATCGCGAGCTGGTGCGCCAGGGGCTGGTGCGGCTCAACCGCACGCCACGCGTGGGCCTGCAAGCGCTGATGCAGCAGGCCGGCGTCACCACGGGTCAGGCTGATACCACCGCGATCGGTTTTCGCCTGGCCCCGCGCATCAACGCGGCCGGACGCCTGCAATCGGCCATGCTCGCCTACCAACTCCTGTCCACTCAGGATCAGGCCGAGGCGACCGCCCTGGCCAGCCAGTTGGGCCAGCTCAACACCAAGCGCCAGGAGTTGACCGAGCAGACCGTGCAGGCCGCACGTCGCCAGATCGAGGCCAACCCCGGCAATGGCCTGCTCCTGCTGGCGGAAGGCGACGATTTCTTGCACGGCGTCGTTGGGCTGGCCGCGGGCAAGCTGACCGAGGAGTACTATCGCCCGACCATCGTCATCGAGCGCGGCCCGGACTTCAGCCACGGCTCCGCGCGCAGCATCCCCGCCTTTCACATCACCCGCGCCCTCGATCGCGTCGCTCATCTGCTCGAACGGCACGGCGGGCATGAGGCCGCGGCCGGCTTCAAGATTCGCACCGAGCGCCTGCCGCAGTTCCGTGAGGAGATGCAGGCCGTGGCCGCGGCCGAGCTGAGCCAGCAGACGCTGCTGCCGCTGTTGGAGATTGACGCGGTGGTGCGCCTGAGCGATCTGGACTTCGGCCTGCTCGGCATCCTGCAGCAACTGGAACCGTGCGGCCAGGACAACCGGTCGCCGGTCCTGCTGGCACGCAACTGCAAGGTGCTCGAAGCGCGCACCGTGGGCGGCGAAGGCGCGCATCTCAAACTGATCCTCTCTGACGGCGGGCCCCCGCGCGACGCCATCGCCTTCCGCCAGGGTCACTGGCTGAGCCGGGTGCGCCAACGCATGGACGTGGTCTTTGCCCTGGAGACCAACGAATACAACGGCAACCGCCGCCTGCAGCTCAACGTGCATGATCTGAAGCTGTCAGACGAGGCGCCCGACTCCTATCAGCCTTCATTCCAGCCTTCATTACTCCTGGCTGAGGCTTGA